The following coding sequences lie in one Myxococcus xanthus genomic window:
- a CDS encoding TIGR02269 family lipoprotein, producing the protein MRNPVLSWCVLLVVWLGVACAARPPLVQAWEAMDAARCAAPGEDHCVVLGCEEGVCGLFACEDVRQSDTPATSSVSAPAAGHVLALRPGFPMGSARPGRWWRRAHWLRQGAEPVMTFRWYPERPPLRPPPVLPAPQLQKHHLFPQAPTLSAWFKERGINIHDYTIFIPTHVHRRIHGGGASGGLWNEAWRQFIETRGNKVRREDIFRHAGELIYRFELTGPVLPYFRRAP; encoded by the coding sequence GTGCGGAACCCTGTCCTGTCGTGGTGCGTACTGCTCGTGGTCTGGCTGGGCGTGGCGTGCGCCGCTCGGCCGCCGCTGGTGCAGGCTTGGGAAGCGATGGACGCGGCCCGCTGTGCCGCGCCCGGTGAGGACCACTGCGTGGTGCTCGGCTGCGAGGAAGGCGTTTGCGGCTTGTTCGCCTGCGAGGATGTGCGCCAGTCCGACACGCCCGCGACCTCGTCCGTGAGCGCACCCGCCGCCGGGCACGTGCTGGCCCTGCGGCCGGGCTTTCCCATGGGTTCGGCCAGGCCCGGACGGTGGTGGCGCAGGGCGCATTGGCTTCGTCAGGGTGCGGAACCGGTGATGACGTTCCGCTGGTACCCGGAACGCCCGCCGCTAAGGCCGCCGCCCGTCCTGCCCGCGCCCCAGTTGCAGAAGCACCATCTGTTCCCCCAGGCCCCAACACTCTCGGCGTGGTTCAAGGAACGTGGCATCAATATCCACGACTACACGATATTCATCCCCACGCATGTCCACCGGCGCATCCATGGCGGCGGCGCATCCGGAGGCCTGTGGAATGAAGCGTGGCGCCAATTCATCGAGACGCGAGGCAACAAGGTGCGGCGAGAAGACATCTTCCGGCATGCCGGTGAACTCATCTACCGCTTCGAGCTCACCGGTCCCGTGCTCCCCTACTTCCGGCGGGCGCCGTGA
- a CDS encoding sensor histidine kinase, translated as MGVCLSSKWGSAWTWTTHAGGAAPCLRFETVRGTAGEVLDLRQTALEASAEPEAHDWVLPSCVSCWEQEGVRGLRLEDCVRVVDTGEPVSVVLRITREGMEARFRAVGMKALDAFVLWLLPDDADDAQALREALAREREARLRAEGALEHATARLTREALDGNARHLALERLTEEAEFRERFIGILGHDLRNPLNAIALSARAMAQRTLPAAQQQQCAQRIEASAARMGAMISDILDLTRARLAGGIPLHLGTVSLAIVCRMVVEELSAAHPDRHITLDVEGASEGFWDADRLAQVLSNLVSNALEHGAEDTPVRLKCIAVDGEQVLEVHNTGTPIPSQQLETLFDPFRQVGTGPEKGHRRGAGGLGLGLFIVKQIVQAHGGAVCVSSSEAEGTTFTVKMPRDARQSQAPAPSGVRHRV; from the coding sequence ATGGGGGTGTGTCTGTCGTCGAAGTGGGGCTCCGCCTGGACCTGGACGACGCATGCGGGAGGCGCCGCGCCCTGCCTGCGCTTCGAGACGGTGCGAGGGACGGCGGGGGAGGTGCTCGACTTGCGCCAGACCGCGCTCGAGGCGTCCGCCGAGCCGGAGGCGCACGATTGGGTCCTGCCTTCATGTGTGTCGTGCTGGGAGCAGGAGGGCGTGCGAGGGCTGCGCCTGGAGGACTGCGTGCGCGTGGTGGACACGGGCGAGCCGGTGTCCGTCGTGCTGCGCATCACCCGCGAGGGCATGGAGGCGCGCTTCCGGGCCGTGGGCATGAAGGCGTTGGATGCCTTCGTGCTGTGGCTGCTGCCCGATGACGCGGACGATGCGCAGGCGCTTCGCGAGGCGCTGGCGCGTGAGCGCGAGGCCCGCCTCCGGGCGGAGGGCGCGCTGGAGCACGCCACGGCCCGGCTGACCCGCGAGGCCCTGGATGGCAACGCGCGCCACCTCGCGCTGGAGCGGCTGACCGAGGAGGCCGAGTTTCGTGAACGGTTCATCGGCATCCTCGGGCACGACCTGCGCAACCCCCTGAATGCCATTGCCCTGTCCGCGCGAGCCATGGCGCAACGCACGCTGCCGGCGGCCCAGCAGCAGCAGTGCGCCCAGCGAATCGAGGCGAGCGCCGCGCGGATGGGCGCCATGATTTCCGACATCCTCGACCTCACCCGCGCGCGCCTGGCGGGCGGCATCCCCCTGCACCTGGGGACGGTCAGCCTGGCCATCGTCTGCCGGATGGTGGTGGAGGAGCTGTCCGCCGCGCATCCGGACCGGCACATCACCCTGGACGTGGAGGGCGCGTCGGAGGGCTTCTGGGACGCGGACCGGCTGGCGCAGGTGCTCAGCAACCTGGTGAGCAACGCGCTGGAGCACGGCGCCGAGGACACGCCCGTCCGGCTCAAATGTATCGCCGTGGACGGTGAGCAGGTCCTGGAGGTCCACAACACCGGGACGCCCATTCCGTCTCAACAGCTGGAGACATTGTTCGACCCGTTCCGCCAGGTGGGCACCGGCCCTGAGAAGGGCCACCGTCGCGGCGCCGGTGGCCTGGGGCTGGGACTCTTCATCGTGAAACAAATCGTCCAGGCGCACGGAGGAGCTGTGTGCGTGTCCTCCTCCGAGGCAGAGGGAACGACCTTTACGGTGAAAATGCCACGAGACGCGCGACAGTCGCAGGCGCCCGCACCCTCGGGCGTGAGACATCGCGTGTGA